The sequence CTCCCGCCTCAATCTTTTGTCGAAGACGCTTTTTGAGCGATTCGGGACTTTGTGAGTAGGAGTTGATCACCGCCAAGGGATAGAGCGGGCGAAGGGGGCTTTTGAGTGGCTGACCCTGAAGATCGATTCCGCGATTGAAGCTTTGAATGATCTCCAACAAAAGCGTGCTCTTGCCCTCAAACACTCCCTTGGCCTGAGGCTGATCCCCCAAGCGAATCGCATCGCCCGTGAGTGCCAAAATCGCCCTCACATCAAATTCATTGGCCCCCATGAGTTCCCCCTGAAGCGCCAAAGAGTTGCGATCCCTCATGCTGAGCGTGCAAATCACGGGTTTTTGAAGCGATTGCTGAAGTTTGATCGTCGCTAGAATCGAAGAGTGACGAAGCTTAGCCAAAGGCGAATCGGTGCAGACAAAGCCATCCACACGCTTCTCCAGGCCTACACTCTGGATAGAGTGGATCAATGGAGTGAGGGTCGGGGAGGCGTGAGGCGCCACCTCAAGGGTCAAAAAGTGATCTTTTTGGAGCTTGTGAATGAGGGTTTCAATCATAGTTTTTGTGCCATTTTTTAGATTTTTGGGGGATTTTATCATAAATAACTAGAAATACAATATGTATTTTAGATTTTATGTCGATTCGCCATGGGGTGTTACGCTTTCACACAAAAAATTAAAAAACAGCTTGTATTTATAAAAAAAGGGCTAAAATCTTTAAAGTTTTCTAAAAAAGCCAAAGGGGATTTTGTGCGGGAACTGCTCCAAATGTTTGACTACATCAA comes from Wolinella succinogenes DSM 1740 and encodes:
- a CDS encoding methylenetetrahydrofolate reductase; the protein is MIETLIHKLQKDHFLTLEVAPHASPTLTPLIHSIQSVGLEKRVDGFVCTDSPLAKLRHSSILATIKLQQSLQKPVICTLSMRDRNSLALQGELMGANEFDVRAILALTGDAIRLGDQPQAKGVFEGKSTLLLEIIQSFNRGIDLQGQPLKSPLRPLYPLAVINSYSQSPESLKKRLRQKIEAGAIGIVTQPIYDLEVAKTLLGWVHEINQELGTFSELVLGYFPVVSYRTAHFLYSKLPGVYIPNEWLSQLEAASKINPEEERRVGLELSRNIWLGLWDFHPKIHFMSANNTKLASEILPPPPT